The Cupriavidus necator N-1 DNA window AGGTTCAGCGCCACGGCCACGATGGTGCCCAGCACGATGCCGCTGTGGGTGAACGGACCGGTCCACTTCGGCAGGTACTGGAAGAAGGTCGGTGCCAGCGTCGGGATCATGCCGGCGCCGATTGAGATGGCGACGATGAACAGGTTGTAACGGTTGCGGTTGAAATCGCACGAGCCCAGGATGCGGATGCCGGTGGCGGCCACCATGCCGAACATCACGATGCCGGCGCCGCCCAGCACGAACTGCGGCACCGAGGCCACCACGTGGGCCATCTTGGGGAACAGGCCGAACGCGATCAGGATGATGCCGCCGGCAGCCGCCACGTAGCGCGAGCGCACGCCGGTCACTGTCACCAGGCCTACGTTCTGCGAGAACGAGGTGTACGGGAAGGTGTTGAAGATGCCGCCGATCACGGTGCCCAGGCCGTCGGCGCGCAGGCCGCGGGTCAGGTCCTCGTTGCTCAGCTTCTTGCCGGTGATGTCCGACAGCGCCAGGAACATGCCGGTGGATTCCACCAGCGTGATCAGCATGACGATGCACATCGACAGGATGGCGGTCACTTCGAAGGTCGGGATGCCGAAGTGCAGCGGGGTGATGACAGCCATGAAGCTGGCTTCATCCAGGCCTTCGAATGACACCTTGCCCATCGCCATCGCCACCAGCGTGCCGGCGATGATGCCCAGCAGCACTGCGCAGTTGGCCACCAGGCCGCGGCCGTACTTGGTCAGCAGCAGGATGATCAGCAGCGTCAGGCCGGCAATGCCGAGGTTGGCCAGGTCACCGTAGGCGAGGTTGGGCACCTCCTTGACCACGCCGTCGATCACGGCACGGGTGGTGGGCTGGCCGCCGGCCGCCCAGTTGATGCCCACGCGCATCAGCGACACGCCGATCAGCGTGATCACCGTGCCGGTCACCACCGGCGGGAACAGCCCCAGCATGCGCCCCATCATCGGCGCAATCAGGATGCCGAAAATCCCCGACGCAATCACCGCGCCATAGATGCCGAGCAGGCCGACATTGGGATCGGTGCCGATGGCGATCATCGGCGCCACCGAGGCGAAGGTCACGCCCATCATCACCGGCAGGCGGATGCCGAACTTCCAGAAACCAAAGGCCTGGATCAGCGTGGCCAGGCCCGCGGCGAACAGGTCGGCGTTGATCAGGAACGCCAGCTGGTCCTTGGGCAGCTTGAGCGCGCCACCCACGATCAGGGGCACGGCAACCGTGCCGGCGTACATCACCAGAACGTGCTGCAACCCGAGCGCGAGCAGGCGCCCGGAAGGCAAACGCTCGTTGGTGAGGTCCGTCGGGACCGTGGTGCTTGCGGAATTCATGGGTGCGTCTCCTCTCCTTTGGTTTGATGGGAACACCACTGCCATGGCCCCGGTTCTGGATCCCGGAAGGTCTCCGGACCGTTATCTGCCGGTCGTGTCAGCACTCTCGTCGGTGAGCCGGGTGCTGTTTGCCGACCGGGTCTGGCCTTGTATTTGGGGGCAGGGGCGGGAACACCGTGCTAGGTAGAGCGGCCTAGCACGCTGCGAAGATCAAAGTTGCCCGGCTCGTCCGGCTGCACGCGGTCGGCGCAGGCGCCAAGGTGGTGCGCCATGCGCGACTGGGCCAGCGCGGCATTGCCCTGTTCGAGTGCGTCGAGGATCTCTTCGTGTTCATCGAACGAGCAGGCGTTGTTGCCCGGGGCTTCCACGCTGGCGATCATCAGCGTGGTGCGCGACACCAGCCGGCGCATCATGTTGACGAGCAGCGCGTTGCCCGACAGTTCCGCCAGGGCCGTATGGAACTCGGCGGACAGGCGGATCCATTTGGGCCGGTCATGCGTGAGGAAGGCCTGGCGCTCGCTGGCCACCATCTGGCGCAGCGGCGCGATCACGGTCTTGACGTCGGGCATGCCGGCAAGCTTTTCCAGCACCGCGCGTTCCAGCATCTGGCGCAGCTCGAACATGTCGTGCGCTTCGTCGGTGGAGGGGCTGGCGATAAAGGCGCCGCGGTTGGGTTCGAGATCGACCATGCCGTCGGCGGCCAGGTGCGACAGCACCTTGCGCACCGTGTGTCGCGCGGTGGCATAGATCTCGCAAAGGGAATGCTCGGTCAGCTTGGTGCGCGGCGGCAGCCGGTGCTCCATGATCGCGTCGTAGATCTCGTGATACATGCGCTCTTCGACCGAGCCCTTGCGTGCGGGCTTGGCGGGCTTGCCCGCCTGGATTTCGGTCGGCTCGGCGTCGGCCTTGGTTTCGGCGTTGGCGGCAATCAGCTTCAGGCTCTTGGACATCGTGGCACCAGCAGTCAGGCGGGGCACCGCAAATCCTGGACATCAGGCAGCGGTGATCCAAAAATTGTTGACAATTATTTGGTTACTGCTTCAATATTGTCAACAAAACAGACTCAGGTTTTCGACAACTTAGGGAAATCCCTGAATTGCCAACCGGGTAGTGCAGGCGCATTGTCGCCACGCACCACCCAGCGCCGGGATGCGTTACCAGACGTACCGAGCGGGCACCATTCCCACAAATGGTGCTAGTGAAGGCAGCGGCGCCCCTCACAACCCAATCGCCTAAGGAAAAACACGATGGGACGCTTGACCACACACGTACTCGACACCGCTGCCGGCACGCCCGGCAAGGGCATGTCGGTTACTCTTCATAAGATTGTCGACAATCGTCGCGAAACCCTGAAGACAGTCATGACCAACCACGACGGCCGTTGCGACCAGCCGCTACTGGAAGGCGCGGACTTCGCCGTTGGCGTGTATGAGCTGGAATTCGCTGCGGGCGACTACTTCCGCGCGCAAGGCACGCAGCTGCCCGAGCCGGCTTTCCTGGACGTGGTGCCCCTGCGCTTCGGTATTGCCGATGTCAACGCGCACTACCACGTGCCCCTCCTGGTTTCGCCCTGGTCGTACTCGACCTACCGCGGCAGCTGAAGCGGTGGCATAGGGAAACAGGAGACAAGACATGGAAGGCTACATTCTCGACTGGGCCAATCTGCTGCTGCGCTGGGTGCACGTCATCACGGCGATCGCGTGGATCGGCTCCTCGTTTTATTTTGTCTGGCTCGACAACAGCCTGACCCGTCCCACCGATCCTGACCTGCAGGAGAAGGGTGTCGGCGGCGAGCTGTGGGCCGTGCACGGCGGCGGTTTCTACAACCCGCAGAAATACCTGACCGCGCCCAAGACGCTGCCTGAGAACCTGCACTGGTTCTACTGGGAGTCGTATTCCACCTGGATGACCGGCTTCGGCCTGCTGGTGGTGCTGTACCTGTTCAACGCCAGCACGTTCCTGATCGACAAGAACGTCTACGACATGTCGCCTGGCGCGGCGGTCGGCCTGGCGCTGTCCTACCTGGCCGCGGGCTGGGTGGTCTATGACGTGATCTGCCGCGTGTTCGGCAAGAGCGACAAGACCGTGGGCGTGCTGGTGGCGATCTACGTGGCCGTGGCTGCCTACGTGGCGTGCCACCTGTTCTCGGGCCGTGCGGCGTTCCTGCTGACCGGTGCGATGATCGCCACCATCATGAGCGCCAACGTGCTGGTATGGATCATCCCGGGCCAGCGCAAGGTGGTTGCCGCGCTGCGCGCAGGCCAGCCGGTCGATCCGGTCCATGGCAAGAACGCCAAGCAGCGCAGCGTGCACAACACGTACTTCACGCTGCCGGTGCTGTTCGCGATGCTGTCGAACCACTACAGCATGACCTACAGCTACAAGTACAACTGGGCCGCGCTGATCCTGATCATGCTGGCCGGTGTGCTGATCCGCCAGTTCTTCATCCTCAAGCACAAGGGCAAGATCAACGTGGCCTGGCCCGCAGCCGGCGTTGCCGTGCTGGCCGTGGTCGCCGTGCTGATCGCGCCGCAACCGCGCCCGGCCGTGGCCAAGGCAGAAGGCGGTGACGCCGCCGCTGCCACCGTCAGCTTTGCCAAGGTGCAGGAAGTGCTGAACGCGCGCTGCGTGCAGTGCCACGCCGCGCAGCCGAAGATGATGCCGACCGCAGCCAAGGGCATCAAGCTCGACACCGCGGAAGACATCAAGGCCCACGCCCAGCTGATCTACCAGCAGGCCGTGCAGCAGAAGGCGATGCCGCTGGGCAACGTGACGCAGATCACCGACGACGAACGCGCCCTGCTGGGCCAGTGGTTCGAAGGCGGTGCCAAGACCACTAACTAAGGGTGGCTTGATCTGAAAAGCATCAGGGCCGGCGCGTGCAGCCGGCCCGTGAAATCCGAGCATCGGTGATCGACGGTCCGGAGGGTTGTGCAGTTGGCAACCGTCAGTACCGGACCGGCGAGGGTTTGAACGGGGCCTTGCGCCCCGTTTTTTTTCGGCGACTTATCCGCCGATATTTAGCAACGCCAACACCCCCAGCACCAGGAAAATCCCTGCCGCGATCTTGTGCACCAGCGCGATCGGCATCTTGTTGGCAAACTTGTCGCCAAGCAGGACCGCCGGCGCATTGGCGACCATCATGCCGAAGGTGGTGCCGGCCACCACGGCAATCACCGCATCGCTGAAGCGCGCGGCCAGCGCCACGGTGGCGATCTGGGTCTTGTCGCCCATCTCGGCAAAGAAGAACGCCACGATGGTGGTGCCGAGGATGCCGAGGGCGCCCTTGACCGGCTTGGCCTGTTCGGCGTCGTCGAGCTTGTCGGGGATCAGCATCCATCCCGCCATCGCGATAAAGCCCAGGCCCAGGATCCAGCGCAGCAGGCTTTCGCCCAGCACATGCGTGATCCAGCCGCCGAGCGCGCCGGCAAAGCCATGGTTGAACAGCGTGGCGATCAGGATGCCAAGGATGATGGGAACGGGCTTGCGGTAGCGCGCGGCCAGCACCAGCGACAGCAATTGCGTCTTGTCGCCCATTTCAGCTAGGGCGACGATGCCTGTGGAGACGAGGAAGGCTTCCATATTGGTCTTGTGGGGTAACCGGGCCGCAATGCATCGCGAGATGCCAATGACGCACACCTTTCCCGGCCCGGCCAGAAAGGTATGGTCATCGGTCTCGCCAGGCTGGACGCTGCCGGGTCCGTATCAGTACACGGCCGGGCGGGTCCGGAGCTGCGCACGCCATAACCGCAAGCGGTCAAGTCTGTTGACGTGCGCCCCTGTCCCCCGGAATCCGCATTGCGCGGCGCGGTGAGAGCAGGGCGGCTACTCCCCAATGGGGGCGCCAATTATAACGGCAGCGGGGGCAGGCGTCCACCTGGCCCCCGCCACATGGCCTGCATCCTCAGGCGGGTACAGGCGCGTTGTCGCTGGTCTGGCGGCCGCGGAAATCGGTCCAGCACAGGGCCTTGAAGTCATAGAGCTTGCAGCGGCGCGCGGTGTCGAAATACCAGCGCCAGGAGAAGTTCTCGATGATGATGCGGCCCGGCAGCGCATGCTCCAGCAGCGCCTGGGCGCGCTTGAGGCGGTACAGCGGCACGCTCATGTCGACGTGGTGCGCGGTGTGTTCCATGATGTGGTGCAGCGCGGCGCCGATGCCGTGGCGGAAGCGCAGGTGCACGGTGGTCGAAACAAAGGGCTGCGCCTTGGCCCACATGGCCTTGGTGTCATACCAGGCCACGCTGGTATGGGTGTGGTGCACGTACAGCACGAAGCCGACGGTGACGTTCCAGACCAGGAAGGGCAGCACGAAGCCGGCACCGATGAGCATCCAGACGGACTGGTCCGTGGCCAGTGCCAGGCCAGCCAGCGCGCCGATCCAGGCCAGCCCGAAGGCGGCTACCAGCACACAGTCGCCGGTGAAGATCGGGCGGCGCGTGGCCATCTGGCGCTTGCTCGGGAAGAACATCTTGCACCACCAGATTTCCACCAGGTAGTACAGGCCCGGGCCGAAGCCGGTGCGGTAGATGCGCTCCATCACGCGGCGCCAGCGCGGCAGCGCGTTGAATTCTTCCAGCGAGTAGGGCGCCCAGACGAAGTCGAAGCCCTTCAGGTTGGTGTAGCCGTGGTGCACCACGTTGTGGCCGACTTCCCACAGGCTGTAGGGCGTCAGCGAGGGCAGGAAGGTGAGCCGGCCCAGCCACTTGTTCAGGCCGCGGCGCGGGGTCAGGCTCTGGTGGCAGGCATCGTGGCCGATGATAAACAGGCGCGCGATGATCAGCCCGGCCAGCACGCCCAGCGCCAGCTTGGCGGCCCAGTGCTGCGCCAGCACCACGCCGGCCAGCACGGCGCCGAACAGCAGGTAGTCGAAGGCGAACAGCAGCAGTGCGCGCGGGGTACTGCGCTGGCCCAGCGGGATCAGCCAGCCGCGGATGATCTTGCGCGAGGGCAGCGGGGCGTCCGGTGCGATCGGCGCCGGAAGCGGGGCGTGGTTGGGCGCACCCTTGCGCGCGGCATGGGGCACGTCATGCGGGCCATGGGCGCGCTCAGGGGCGTGAGCGGCGGATTGGGATGCGGTCATGCAGAACCTTCTGATTGCGGTCGGATGGGTATGGGCGCACGGCACGCAGAACGGCCGCGGCGGAACCGCAAGGTTAGAAGGCTTTGTCGGAGACGGTCTTGACGCTCGTCAAGCCGGAGGCGGGGGCGAAGCGGTAAAAGGGTAAAAGCGCGCCCGCCGCATGGCGGCGGGCGGCTGCTGGCCAGGTGACGGATCAGGCGGCCGGCACGTGGGCGGCCTCGCCCATCACATAGACGCTGTCGATGAGGCGGTCGTCGCCCAGCATGGCAAAGGCGAACAGCTCCTCTTCCAGCGTTTCCGAGCGGTTGCTGCGGCGGGCGATCAGCGGCGTGGCCTTGGGGTCCAGCACGATGAAGTCGGCCTCGCAGCCAACGCCAAAGCTGCCGACGCGGTCGGTCCAGCCCAGCGCCTCGGCCGCGGCGCGCGTGGCCAGGTAGAACATGCGCAGGGCGGTCAGGTAGTAGCCGCCCATGCGCGCCACCTTGTGCGCGGCGTTCATGGTGCGGAACATCGAGAACGAAGTGCCGCCGCCGACGTCGGTGGCCAGCGTCACATTCAGGCGGTTGGCGTCGGACTGGTGGAAGTCATAGAAGCCGCTGCCCAGGAACAGGTTGGAGGTGGGGCAATGCGCCACCGCGGCACCGCTGTCGGCCAGGCGCCGGCGGTCGTCCTGGTCCAGGTAGATGGCGTGGCCGTACATCGCGCCCGGGCGCAGCAGGCCGTAGCGGTCGTACACGTCCAGGTAGCTGCGCGCGTCCGGGAACAGCTCGGCGACCCATTTGACCTCGTCGCGGTTCTCGGCCACGTGGGTCTGGATAAAGGCGTCCGGGTAGGCGCGCGCCAGCTCGCCGCAGGCGGCCAGCTGCGCCTCGGTCGAGGTCGGGGCAAAGCGCGGCGTGATGGCGTAGGCCAGGCGTCCCTTGTTATGCCAGCGCGACAGCAGGTCGGCGGAGTCCCGGGCGCCGGTCTCGGCCGTATCGCGCAGGAATTCCGGGCAGTTGCGGTCCATCATCACCTTGCCCGTGACCATGCGCAGGTTGCGCGCCTCGCTTTCGGCAAAGAGGGCCTCGGCCGAGGCCTTGTGCACCGTGCTCCAGACCACCGCGCTGGTGGTGCCGTTGCGCAGCAGTTCCTCGGTGAAGAAGCCGGCCACGCCGCGCGCGTAGTCGGGGTCGGCAAAGCGGCGCTCTTCGGGGAAGGTGTAGGTGTCGAGCCAGTGCAGCAGGCCCGGCGACGGCGACGCGATCATGTCGGTCTGCGGGTAGTGCACGTGGGTGTCGATAAAGCCGGGCACGATCAGTTTGCCGCGGTGGTCGACGATCTCGACGTCGGCCGGAATGCGCGCAGCCAGTTGCGTGTAGTCGCCTGCGGCGGCGATGCGCCCGTTGGTGACGATCAGCACCCCGTCGTCCCAATACTGATACGCGTCCTCATGGAATTGCGGATCGCGCAGGAAATGCAGCACGCGGCCGCGAATGGCACGGGTGAGGGAGTCAGTCTTGGGGTTGGTCGTCATGGTTTGTCTCTTGTGGCCGGCCCGCGCGGAACGGCATGGTTCAAGCAGCGGGCCGGGCTATTGGCATGCGCCGCGCTCAGGCCGCTGGGGCCGTTGCGGGCGGGGACTTGGGCGGGCTCGACCAGAATTGGTCGACTTCCGCCAGGAATTCGGCCTTCTGCATGGCAGGCAGGAAGGCCGCTTCAAAGCTGTTGCGGGCAAGCTTGTGGGCATCGGCCGCGTCCAGCGGCAGCGCGTCGAAGGTGGCTTCCCAGTTGGCGTTCATATAGCCGCCGAAGTAGGCCGGATCGTCCGAATGCAGCGTGATCACCACGCCGGCATCGAGCATGCGCTTGAGCGGGTGGTCGCGCAGGTCCGGGTAGACCTTGAGCTTGACGTTGGACAGCGGGCACACGGTCAGCGCCACGCGCTCGCGCGCCAGGCGTTCCACCAGCGCCGGATCGTCGATGGCGCGCACGCCGTGGTCGATGCGCTGTACCTTGAGGATGTCGAGGGCGTCGGTGACGTATTGCGCCGGACCTTCCTCGCCCGCGTGGGCCACCAGGTGCAGGCCCAGCTCGCGCGCCTTGGCGAATACGCGCGCGAACTTCTCGGGCGGATTGCCTTGCTCGGACGAATCCAGGCCCACGCCGACAAAGCGGTCGCGGTAGGGCAGCGCCGCTTCCAGCGTCGCGAAGGCGTCTTCCTCCGGCAGATGGCGCAGGAAGCACAGGATCAGGCTGCTGGAGAAGTCATATTCGGTGCGCGCCTGGGCCAGGGCATCGGCGATGCCGTCGATCACCACGCCGATGGGAACGCCGCGCGCGGTATGGGTCTGCGGATCGAAGAAGATCTCGGCGTGGCGGACGTTGTCGGCGACGGCGCGCTTGACGTAGTCCATGGTCATGTCGAAGAAATCTTCCTCGGTCAGCAGCACGCTGGCGCCGGCGTAGTAGATGTCCAGGAACGACTGCAGGTCGGTAAAGGCGTAGGCGGCGCGCAGCGCCTCGACGCTGGGGTAGGGCAGCGCCACCTGGTTGCGCTGCGCCAGCCGGAAGATCAGTTCCGGTTCAAGCGTGCCTTCGATATGCACATGCAGTTCGGCCTTGGGAGTGCGGCGGATCTGTTCCGCGAGCGCGGCATCGATGGTCATGGGGGCCTCGTTTCTGGGCATTTCTGTGCCTGCCGGCGGGGCCGGCGGCACGGGTTCAGGGATGCACCGCCTCCGGGCGGCCCAGACGCAGCGCGGCAAGGCGCTGTTCGCGGACCTGGAGCAGCTGGGCGACGATGGCTACCGCAATCATAGCCGGAGCCTTGTCGGTAATCCCGGGAACCCCCATGGGGCATGTCATTTCCGCAAACCGGGCCGGGTCGATGCCGTGCTCGGCCATGCGGTGTTCAAAGCGCGCGCGCTTGGTCTTGGAACCGATCAGCCCGAAGTAGGCGAAGTCGGTGCGCTTGAGGATTTCCTCGCACAGGGTCTGGTCCAGCGCGTGGCTGTGCGTCATGACCAGGAAGTAGCTGCCCGCGGGCGCCTGCGCCACTACCGCCTCGGGCGTGTCGCTGGCCTCGGCCTCGACATTGTCGGGCAGCCCGCCGGGGAAGAGCGTGTCGCGCTCGTCGACCCAGTGCACGCGGCACGGCAGCGTGGCCAGCACCTTGACCAGCGCATGACCGACATGGCCGGCGCCGAACAGCACCACGTGCATGGTGTCGGGCACCAGCGTATCGGTCCAGCTGCCGTCGGCGTGCAGCGTTACGCCTGGGATCACGGCATGGCTGTCGCCATGGGTGATCGCGCCGGTGGCCGGCACCTGCCGCTGCAGTGCCTTGCCGGCAGTGAAATTGCGTTCGACCGCGTCAAGCCAGTGCAGGTCGGTTTTGCCAAGGACCTCGAACGCCAGCTGCACCACGCCGCCGCAGCACTGGCCCAGCGCCGGCCCGAGCGGAATGCGCTCGATCCGGCGTTGTTCACCGCGCACCAGCATCTCGCGCCCGATATCCATGCCGCGCCACTCCAGGTGGCCGCCGCCGATGGTGCCGACCAGGTCGTCGGCGCTGACCAGCATGCGGATGCCGGCCTCGCGCGGGGCCGAGCCCTTGACCTCGACGATGGTGACCATTGCCACCGGCACGCCGGCGCGCACCATGCGGGCGGCGTCGGCGAAGCGGAAGGGTTTGAGCGGTGCGTCCTGCATGTCGGGGGCCTTGTCGGTATTGCCTGGTTGCTGCTTGATGCTGTGGTGCTGCCTGCGCCATGTCATCGCAAGGGTGGCGCGCGCCTGCTTCTTCCACCGGCCCCTTGCCCGTCAATGCGGGCAAGGGGGGAAAGTCCGGGGGCGCCAGCAGGCGCGCGCTTCCTGCGATCGTTCAGCCGGCTCAGGCTGGCTGTGCCGCGGCTTCGCGCACGGCGTCGACGGCATCCAGGATCGCCTCGCTGGTGGCCGGGGCCTTCAGCGGCGGGTTGATGCGGTAGTCGCCAACGGCAGCCACGGCGTCGCGGATCGCGAAGAACACCGAGAACGGCAGCAGCAGCGGCGGCTCGCCCACGGCCTTGGAGCGGTGGATGCTGTCCTCGACGTTGCGGTTCTGGAACAGGCGCACGTTGAATTCCTCCGGGCAGTCGTTGACCGTCGGGATCTTGTACGTGGACGGGGCGTACGTCATCAGCTTGCCGTCCTTGTTCCACCACAGTTCCTCGGTGGTCAGCCAGCCCATTCCCTGGATAAAGGCGCCTTCGACCTGGCCGATGTCGATCGCCGGGTTCAGCGAGCGGCCGGCGTCGTGCAGCGCGTCGGCGCGCAGCAGCTTCCATTCGCCGGTGAGCGTGTCGACCAGCACCTCGGAGCACGCGGCACCGTAGGCGAAGTAGTAGAACGGGCGGCCTTGCAGCTTGCTCTGGTCCCAGTGCAGCTTGGGCGTGGTGTAGAAGCCGTCGGACCACAGCTGCACGCGCGCCACGTAGGCTTCGCGCGCCAGCTCGCCGAACGCCAGGCGCAGCTCGCCGGCGCTGACCAGGTCATCGTTGAAGCGCACCTCGGACGGCTCCACGCCGGCCTTGCGCGCGGCAAACACGGCCAGGCGCTCGCGGATCTGGCGGGCGGCGTCCTGCGCGGCCTTGCCGTTCAGGTCGGCACCGGTGGAAGCTGCGGTGGCCGAGGTATTGGCCACCTTGCTGGTATCGGTCGCGGTCACGCGCACGCGTTCCATGCGGATGCCCAGCTCATGCGCCACCACCATCGCCACCTTGGTGTTCAGGCCCTGGCCCATCTCGGTGCCGCCGTGGTTCACCAGCACCGAGCCGTCGTTGTAGACGTGCACCAGCGCGCCGGCCTGGTTGAAGTGGGCCACGTTGAACGAGATGCCGAACTTCACCGGGGTGATGGCGATGCCCTTCTTCAGTACCGGGCTGGTGGCGTTGAAGGCGCGCGTGGCTTCGCGGCGGGAGCGGTATTCGCTGCTGGCCACCAGTTCGTCGATCAGCTCGTGGATGACGTTGTCTTCAACGGTCTGGCCGTAGGGCGTGACGTTGTTCTCGGTCTTGCCGTAGAAATTGGCGCGGCGCACGTCCAGCGAATCCTTGCCGACCGTGCGGGCGACATTGTCCAGGATGTACTCGACCGCGAACGCGCCCTGCGGGCCGCCGAAGCCGCGGAAGGCGGTGTTGCTCTGCGTGTTGGTCTTGCCGCAGTAGCCGTCGATCTGCACGTTCGGCAGCCAGTAGGCATTGTCGAAGTGGCAGATGGCGCGGGTCATCACCGGGCCCGACAGGTCGGCCGAGAAGCCGGCGCGCGACACCATTTCGACCTTCACGCCCTCGATATGGCCTTCGTCGTCGTGGCCCACGGTGTAGTCGAACACGAAGTCATGGCGCTTGCCGGTGATCATCATGTCGTCGTCTCGGTCCGGGCGGAGCTTGACCGGGCACATCAGCTTCCAGGCGGCCAGCGCCGCGCAGCAGGCGAACAGCGCCGACTGCGACTCCTTGCCGCCAAAGCCGCCGCCCATGCGGCGGCATTCGACCAGCACCTGGTGCGCTTGCCAGCCGAGCATATGGCACACCGCGTGCTGCATCTCGGTCGGGTGCTGGGTCGAGCACCACACTTGCATGCCGTCGTTCTCGCGCGGCGCGGCGTACGAGATCTGGCCTTCCAGGTAGAACTGCTCCTGGCCGCCCAGGTGGATCTTGCCGCTGTCCTGGTGGGCCGCGCCGGCAATGCGCGCGGCGGGCTCGCCGCGCGTCAGGTGCATCGGCGGCAGCACATAGCTGCCGGCCTCGTGCGCCGCTTGCGGCGACAGCACCGGGGGCAGGTCTTCGTAGTCGATCTCGCCCAGGCGGGCGGCGCGGCGGGCGGCGTCATGCGAGGTCGCCACCACGATAAAGATCGGCTGGCCGATGAACTGGACCACGTCGCGTGCCAGGATCGGGTCGTCGTGGATGATCGGGCCGCAGTCGTTGGTGCCCGGGATGTCGTCCACCGTCAGCACGTCGACCACGCCAGGCGCGGCGCGCACCTTGTCGAGCGAGACCGACTTGATGCGGGCGTGCGCGCGGGTGCTCATGCCGAGCGCGGCGTGCAGCGTGCCGGCCAGCTCGGGGATGTCATCCGTGTAGGTGGCGGTGCCGGCCACGTGCAGGTGGGCGGATTCATGCGGACGCGAGATGCCGACCTGCGGGACCTGTTCGGCGGTGGCGTCGAGCAGGAAGGGTTCGGTTTGCTTGTTCATGCCGATGCTTTCCTATTTCTCTGGCTCAGGCCGTGGCGGTTTCAGTGGCGCCGGCGCCGATGGCGCGGACGTTGACGGCTGCCGCGGGTAGCGCTTCGGCGCGGGTCTCCAGCCAGAAGCGGTACAGCAGGTTGGCGGCACCGCGGCTGCGGTACGACGCGGTCGCGCGCATGTCGGACAGCGGCGTGTAGTCCTGCGCCAGCGCGGCCATGCCGGCGCGGGCGGTGGCTTCATTCCACGGCTGGCCGGTCAGGGCCGCCTCGGTGGCGGCGGCGCGCTTGGGCGTGGCGGCCATGCCGCCGAAGGCGATGCGGGCCTGCGTGACGATGCCGTCCTGCACGGTGATGCCGAATGCAGCACACACGGCGGAAATATCCTCATCAAAGCGTTTGGACAGCTTGTAGGTGCGGAAGTGCTGCGGGCCGGCCACCGGCACGCGCAGCGCGGCGACGAATTCGCCCGGCTGCATCGCGGTCTTCTGGTAGGCCAGGTACAGGTCTTCCAGCGGCAG harbors:
- a CDS encoding fatty acid desaturase — its product is MTASQSAAHAPERAHGPHDVPHAARKGAPNHAPLPAPIAPDAPLPSRKIIRGWLIPLGQRSTPRALLLFAFDYLLFGAVLAGVVLAQHWAAKLALGVLAGLIIARLFIIGHDACHQSLTPRRGLNKWLGRLTFLPSLTPYSLWEVGHNVVHHGYTNLKGFDFVWAPYSLEEFNALPRWRRVMERIYRTGFGPGLYYLVEIWWCKMFFPSKRQMATRRPIFTGDCVLVAAFGLAWIGALAGLALATDQSVWMLIGAGFVLPFLVWNVTVGFVLYVHHTHTSVAWYDTKAMWAKAQPFVSTTVHLRFRHGIGAALHHIMEHTAHHVDMSVPLYRLKRAQALLEHALPGRIIIENFSWRWYFDTARRCKLYDFKALCWTDFRGRQTSDNAPVPA
- a CDS encoding GntR family transcriptional regulator — encoded protein: MSKSLKLIAANAETKADAEPTEIQAGKPAKPARKGSVEERMYHEIYDAIMEHRLPPRTKLTEHSLCEIYATARHTVRKVLSHLAADGMVDLEPNRGAFIASPSTDEAHDMFELRQMLERAVLEKLAGMPDVKTVIAPLRQMVASERQAFLTHDRPKWIRLSAEFHTALAELSGNALLVNMMRRLVSRTTLMIASVEAPGNNACSFDEHEEILDALEQGNAALAQSRMAHHLGACADRVQPDEPGNFDLRSVLGRST
- the guaD gene encoding guanine deaminase; translation: MTTNPKTDSLTRAIRGRVLHFLRDPQFHEDAYQYWDDGVLIVTNGRIAAAGDYTQLAARIPADVEIVDHRGKLIVPGFIDTHVHYPQTDMIASPSPGLLHWLDTYTFPEERRFADPDYARGVAGFFTEELLRNGTTSAVVWSTVHKASAEALFAESEARNLRMVTGKVMMDRNCPEFLRDTAETGARDSADLLSRWHNKGRLAYAITPRFAPTSTEAQLAACGELARAYPDAFIQTHVAENRDEVKWVAELFPDARSYLDVYDRYGLLRPGAMYGHAIYLDQDDRRRLADSGAAVAHCPTSNLFLGSGFYDFHQSDANRLNVTLATDVGGGTSFSMFRTMNAAHKVARMGGYYLTALRMFYLATRAAAEALGWTDRVGSFGVGCEADFIVLDPKATPLIARRSNRSETLEEELFAFAMLGDDRLIDSVYVMGEAAHVPAA
- a CDS encoding urate hydroxylase PuuD; translation: MEGYILDWANLLLRWVHVITAIAWIGSSFYFVWLDNSLTRPTDPDLQEKGVGGELWAVHGGGFYNPQKYLTAPKTLPENLHWFYWESYSTWMTGFGLLVVLYLFNASTFLIDKNVYDMSPGAAVGLALSYLAAGWVVYDVICRVFGKSDKTVGVLVAIYVAVAAYVACHLFSGRAAFLLTGAMIATIMSANVLVWIIPGQRKVVAALRAGQPVDPVHGKNAKQRSVHNTYFTLPVLFAMLSNHYSMTYSYKYNWAALILIMLAGVLIRQFFILKHKGKINVAWPAAGVAVLAVVAVLIAPQPRPAVAKAEGGDAAAATVSFAKVQEVLNARCVQCHAAQPKMMPTAAKGIKLDTAEDIKAHAQLIYQQAVQQKAMPLGNVTQITDDERALLGQWFEGGAKTTN
- the uraH gene encoding hydroxyisourate hydrolase, which encodes MGRLTTHVLDTAAGTPGKGMSVTLHKIVDNRRETLKTVMTNHDGRCDQPLLEGADFAVGVYELEFAAGDYFRAQGTQLPEPAFLDVVPLRFGIADVNAHYHVPLLVSPWSYSTYRGS
- a CDS encoding TMEM165/GDT1 family protein produces the protein MEAFLVSTGIVALAEMGDKTQLLSLVLAARYRKPVPIILGILIATLFNHGFAGALGGWITHVLGESLLRWILGLGFIAMAGWMLIPDKLDDAEQAKPVKGALGILGTTIVAFFFAEMGDKTQIATVALAARFSDAVIAVVAGTTFGMMVANAPAVLLGDKFANKMPIALVHKIAAGIFLVLGVLALLNIGG
- a CDS encoding nucleobase:cation symporter-2 family protein yields the protein MNSASTTVPTDLTNERLPSGRLLALGLQHVLVMYAGTVAVPLIVGGALKLPKDQLAFLINADLFAAGLATLIQAFGFWKFGIRLPVMMGVTFASVAPMIAIGTDPNVGLLGIYGAVIASGIFGILIAPMMGRMLGLFPPVVTGTVITLIGVSLMRVGINWAAGGQPTTRAVIDGVVKEVPNLAYGDLANLGIAGLTLLIILLLTKYGRGLVANCAVLLGIIAGTLVAMAMGKVSFEGLDEASFMAVITPLHFGIPTFEVTAILSMCIVMLITLVESTGMFLALSDITGKKLSNEDLTRGLRADGLGTVIGGIFNTFPYTSFSQNVGLVTVTGVRSRYVAAAGGIILIAFGLFPKMAHVVASVPQFVLGGAGIVMFGMVAATGIRILGSCDFNRNRYNLFIVAISIGAGMIPTLAPTFFQYLPKWTGPFTHSGIVLGTIVAVALNLFYNGIQSREEAMRNAAANSHGTE